In one Bombus fervidus isolate BK054 chromosome 16, iyBomFerv1, whole genome shotgun sequence genomic region, the following are encoded:
- the LOC139995436 gene encoding galactose mutarotase isoform X1 has translation MQFSRCVAITVCLLFKSIMDSNGEQLISCTKWGSVDGQSIEKYTLKNNAGQEVDIVTYGATITSIRTPDKNGRIADIVLGFDKVEDYSSTAYKPYFGATIGRVANRIKNGEFTLNGKKYHLAKNAGQNSLHGGFKGWSSKIWNAAIQCNQLVLSLLSEDGDEGYPGDAIVSVTFQLTIDGELRIEMKVFVTKATPINLTNHSYFNLAGHDGNASELYKHRFTLNADHWTVTDAESIPTGEIRSVLGTVMDLRNSTILGDVIDKVPGGGYDYNFCLRVNDTANERNLVAKVLHPTSGRYLQVFSNQPGVQFYTANFLPERETPGIRGKNGTTYFKHGAFCLETQNYPDAVNHENFPNSILEPGQLYRHTVIYKFGVVA, from the exons ATCGATTATGGATTCGAATGGTGAACAATTAATATCTTGTACAAAATGGGGATCTGTCGATGGTCAAAGCATTGAGAAGTacactttaaaaaataatgcgGGTCAGGAGGTGGACATCGTAACGTACGGTGCAACGATAACATCTATTAGAACTCCAGACAAAAATGGAAGAATAGCGGACATCGTTTTAGGTTTCGATAAAGTAGAAG ATTACTCGTCCACGGCTTATAAACCGTATTTTGGTGCGACGATAGGAAGAGTCGCGAACCGTATAAAAAATGGGGAATTCACATTGAACGGGAAAAAGTACCATTTAGCTAAGAATGCAGGACAAAATAGTCTTCACGGGGGCTTTAAAGGGTGGAGTTCAAAAATATGGAATGCCGCTATTCAGTGTAACCAGCTTGTACTTTCTTTGCTAAGCGAGGACGGTGACGAAGGTTATCCTGGAGATGCAATAGTTTCGGTCACTTTTCAATTAACCATCGATGGAGAGTTACGCATCGAGATGAAAGTTTTCGTCACCAAAGCTACTCCTATTAACTTGACTAATCATAGTTACTTCAATCTAGCTGGTCAT GATGGTAACGCGAGCGAACTATACAAACATCGGTTTACTTTAAATGCGGATCATTGGACAGTCACCGacgcagaaagtattcctactgGAGAAATACGATCGGTCCTCGGTACCGTGATGGACTTGAGAAACTCGACCATACTTGGAGATGTCATTGACAAAGTACCAGGTGGTGGATAcgattataatttttgtttaagaGTAAACGATACCgcaaacgaaagaaatctTGTTGCCAAGGTTTTACATCCTACTTCTGGAAGATATTTACAAGTTTTTTCGAATCAGCCTGGAGTGCAATTTTATACAGCCAACTTTTTACCCGAACGCGAGACCCCGGGTATTAGGGGGAAAAACGGAACCACATACTTTAAACACGGTGCATTCTGTTTAGAAACACAAAATTATCCGGATGCAGTCAATCAT gaaaattttccaaatagcATACTTGAACCTGGACAACTTTATCGTCATACTGTTATATACAAGTTTGGAGTAGTAGCATAG
- the LOC139995436 gene encoding galactose mutarotase isoform X2, whose protein sequence is MDSNGEQLISCTKWGSVDGQSIEKYTLKNNAGQEVDIVTYGATITSIRTPDKNGRIADIVLGFDKVEDYSSTAYKPYFGATIGRVANRIKNGEFTLNGKKYHLAKNAGQNSLHGGFKGWSSKIWNAAIQCNQLVLSLLSEDGDEGYPGDAIVSVTFQLTIDGELRIEMKVFVTKATPINLTNHSYFNLAGHDGNASELYKHRFTLNADHWTVTDAESIPTGEIRSVLGTVMDLRNSTILGDVIDKVPGGGYDYNFCLRVNDTANERNLVAKVLHPTSGRYLQVFSNQPGVQFYTANFLPERETPGIRGKNGTTYFKHGAFCLETQNYPDAVNHENFPNSILEPGQLYRHTVIYKFGVVA, encoded by the exons ATGGATTCGAATGGTGAACAATTAATATCTTGTACAAAATGGGGATCTGTCGATGGTCAAAGCATTGAGAAGTacactttaaaaaataatgcgGGTCAGGAGGTGGACATCGTAACGTACGGTGCAACGATAACATCTATTAGAACTCCAGACAAAAATGGAAGAATAGCGGACATCGTTTTAGGTTTCGATAAAGTAGAAG ATTACTCGTCCACGGCTTATAAACCGTATTTTGGTGCGACGATAGGAAGAGTCGCGAACCGTATAAAAAATGGGGAATTCACATTGAACGGGAAAAAGTACCATTTAGCTAAGAATGCAGGACAAAATAGTCTTCACGGGGGCTTTAAAGGGTGGAGTTCAAAAATATGGAATGCCGCTATTCAGTGTAACCAGCTTGTACTTTCTTTGCTAAGCGAGGACGGTGACGAAGGTTATCCTGGAGATGCAATAGTTTCGGTCACTTTTCAATTAACCATCGATGGAGAGTTACGCATCGAGATGAAAGTTTTCGTCACCAAAGCTACTCCTATTAACTTGACTAATCATAGTTACTTCAATCTAGCTGGTCAT GATGGTAACGCGAGCGAACTATACAAACATCGGTTTACTTTAAATGCGGATCATTGGACAGTCACCGacgcagaaagtattcctactgGAGAAATACGATCGGTCCTCGGTACCGTGATGGACTTGAGAAACTCGACCATACTTGGAGATGTCATTGACAAAGTACCAGGTGGTGGATAcgattataatttttgtttaagaGTAAACGATACCgcaaacgaaagaaatctTGTTGCCAAGGTTTTACATCCTACTTCTGGAAGATATTTACAAGTTTTTTCGAATCAGCCTGGAGTGCAATTTTATACAGCCAACTTTTTACCCGAACGCGAGACCCCGGGTATTAGGGGGAAAAACGGAACCACATACTTTAAACACGGTGCATTCTGTTTAGAAACACAAAATTATCCGGATGCAGTCAATCAT gaaaattttccaaatagcATACTTGAACCTGGACAACTTTATCGTCATACTGTTATATACAAGTTTGGAGTAGTAGCATAG